Proteins encoded in a region of the Methanobrevibacter millerae genome:
- a CDS encoding alpha/beta hydrolase-fold protein, with product MNIKKIILISAILILACLIIGAAYSIDSSSDVDGILKNVEDKFEQKTFNDSKTGLEIPYNIYLPDNYDKNKNYPLVVFIADSSLVGKGEKASLEQGLGGIIWANDSKNSKEECIVLVPTYSDVIIDDMQGNEKSEYLNATKNLIDNVSTSYSIDANRIYGTGQSMGGMTILYLASQYPDLFAAEMFVSCQWDINELSNLDSQKFFYIVSEGDQKASTGQKEVKQMLDNKSVKYEVLEGIDAQSGDNDNKINEMIGKNSNINFISFKQGTVTGNSTDNKMGAGEHMASFDYAYNLEPVRDWLFKQHK from the coding sequence ATGAACATAAAAAAGATAATATTAATATCAGCAATTCTCATTCTGGCATGTCTGATAATTGGTGCTGCATACAGTATTGACAGCAGTTCAGATGTTGACGGAATTTTAAAGAATGTGGAAGACAAATTTGAGCAGAAGACATTTAATGATTCAAAAACCGGCCTGGAAATACCATACAACATTTACCTGCCGGACAATTATGACAAAAACAAAAATTATCCCCTAGTGGTTTTTATTGCGGATTCAAGCCTTGTTGGAAAGGGTGAGAAAGCCTCACTTGAACAGGGATTGGGAGGTATAATCTGGGCAAACGATTCAAAAAACAGCAAGGAGGAATGTATTGTACTGGTTCCGACATATTCGGATGTAATCATTGATGATATGCAGGGAAATGAAAAAAGCGAATACTTGAATGCGACAAAGAATTTGATTGATAACGTCTCAACCAGCTACAGCATCGATGCAAACAGAATTTATGGTACCGGCCAGTCCATGGGAGGAATGACAATCCTGTATCTGGCAAGCCAATATCCTGATTTATTTGCGGCCGAAATGTTTGTTTCATGCCAATGGGACATTAATGAATTAAGCAATCTGGATTCACAAAAATTCTTTTATATAGTGTCTGAAGGAGATCAAAAAGCATCTACAGGTCAAAAAGAAGTTAAACAGATGCTTGACAATAAAAGTGTCAAATATGAAGTTTTAGAAGGCATTGATGCACAATCAGGTGACAATGACAATAAAATCAATGAGATGATTGGCAAAAACAGCAACATCAATTTCATATCATTTAAGCAGGGCACTGTAACCGGAAACTCAACAGACAACAAAATGGGTGCAGGAGAACATATGGCATCATTTGACTATGCATATAATCTCGAGCCCGTACGGGATTGGCTTTTTAAACAGCACAAATAA